The following are encoded together in the Helicobacteraceae bacterium genome:
- a CDS encoding epoxyqueuosine reductase QueH, which produces MIVHICCSVDSWYFLTRLSEKYPNEALVGFFYNPNICPRSEYLSRMIDAKRCCDRLNIAFLEGEYDIDGFAAAARGLEDEPEKGARCAACFDMRLERTAKEAARLGEKRFSSTLLISPKKDLGQLKAAARKIADKYGLEFVFEDFRKGGGTQAAFALAREKEAYFQNYCGCAWGLARQRAAQGRIAAELIYPIDGSRSAADLRLEALNLRARLEKGGERAALYRTKIMEWRLLSAVLIGENGSSIACDVAPYSARLKTKSRLIGVAKGIARFEKAAGFVVERSIASGADARGVLGLGKTDVTPIFVTRELPSGIVTGAIESVFCEAESLTASAVSNEEKF; this is translated from the coding sequence ATGATCGTTCATATCTGTTGCAGCGTGGATAGCTGGTATTTTTTGACGCGCTTAAGCGAAAAATATCCAAACGAGGCGCTCGTCGGGTTTTTTTACAACCCTAATATCTGTCCGCGAAGCGAGTATCTATCGCGCATGATCGACGCTAAACGTTGTTGCGATCGGCTTAATATCGCTTTTCTTGAAGGCGAATACGATATAGACGGCTTTGCGGCGGCGGCGCGAGGGTTGGAGGACGAGCCGGAAAAGGGCGCTAGATGCGCGGCGTGTTTTGATATGAGACTGGAGAGGACGGCTAAAGAGGCGGCGCGTTTGGGCGAAAAACGCTTTAGCTCCACTTTGCTTATAAGTCCGAAAAAGGATTTGGGGCAGTTGAAAGCCGCCGCGCGAAAGATCGCGGATAAATACGGGCTGGAGTTTGTTTTCGAGGATTTTCGCAAAGGCGGCGGAACGCAGGCGGCGTTCGCGTTGGCGCGCGAAAAAGAGGCGTATTTTCAGAACTATTGCGGGTGCGCGTGGGGATTGGCGCGTCAGCGCGCCGCGCAAGGTAGGATCGCCGCGGAGCTGATATACCCGATAGACGGCTCGAGGAGCGCCGCCGATCTGCGGCTAGAAGCGCTTAATCTTAGGGCGCGGCTAGAAAAGGGCGGCGAAAGGGCGGCGCTTTATAGAACTAAAATAATGGAGTGGCGATTATTAAGCGCCGTTTTGATTGGCGAAAACGGCTCGTCGATCGCGTGCGACGTCGCGCCTTATTCCGCGAGGCTGAAGACAAAGTCGCGTTTGATCGGCGTTGCAAAAGGGATCGCGCGATTTGAGAAAGCCGCCGGTTTTGTAGTCGAGCGCTCGATCGCAAGCGGCGCGGACGCTCGCGGCGTTTTGGGTTTGGGCAAAACGGACGTTACGCCGATTTTCGTGACGCGAGAATTGCCGAGCGGGATCGTTACGGGCGCGATCGAAAGCGTTTTTTGCGAAGCGGAGAGTTTGACCGCTTCGGCGGTTTCAAACGAAGAGAAGTTTTGA
- a CDS encoding type II secretion system GspH family protein — translation MRRSAFTMIELIFVIVILGILAAVALPRFTGVQDDALVSSEKTGIAAVRTGITAIRGRALVRGPTEADINLTVYDEQGAQYRLNIGRNAGTTFDEETISSSGFPNGLSGDGWGATIKTQQDSTSGSNDEGSTALVTVLEPGNRGTYRTFGSDADGNKSVIIGPATGGVTASDVELCQGKWWRYEPFGGTMTQQGTCNGGTGPAGSADGTNSNP, via the coding sequence ATGAGACGTTCAGCGTTTACGATGATCGAGCTGATCTTCGTTATTGTGATTTTAGGTATCTTGGCGGCGGTCGCGTTGCCGAGATTTACAGGCGTTCAGGACGACGCGCTAGTCTCTAGCGAAAAAACTGGTATTGCCGCGGTACGCACCGGCATTACAGCTATTCGCGGTCGCGCTTTGGTTCGAGGTCCTACGGAGGCGGACATTAACTTAACCGTCTACGACGAGCAAGGCGCTCAGTATAGGCTTAATATTGGAAGAAATGCCGGCACAACTTTTGATGAGGAGACAATAAGCTCTTCCGGTTTTCCTAACGGGCTTAGCGGAGACGGTTGGGGCGCCACTATTAAGACCCAACAAGATTCGACAAGCGGTAGTAACGACGAAGGTTCAACGGCGTTGGTTACGGTGCTTGAGCCGGGAAATCGCGGTACGTATAGAACTTTTGGATCCGATGCTGATGGCAATAAGAGCGTTATTATCGGTCCGGCAACTGGAGGCGTTACGGCTAGTGATGTTGAGTTGTGCCAAGGCAAATGGTGGAGATACGAGCCGTTTGGCGGTACTATGACGCAACAAGGGACGTGCAATGGCGGAACCGGTCCGGCTGGCAGTGCCGACGGGACTAATAGTAATCCTTAG
- a CDS encoding type II secretion system GspH family protein — protein MKSSAFSMIEMIFVIVILGILAIVALPRLTGIQDDAQIAVEKSAIGSVRSALQTVRAKAIAKAGGEFNISVIDKGGLFYSVAYPANTLIAADQEDETGVSVTNYPNALSLSAWSGGSASRGDATEVTPKFESYEDDDKGSTALAIALEPNGREDFSTFSAPPHPGYTPAAVSGGTISYITGRASKYVADQNADPCVGKFWVYNSVSGHILIAGKCLSGS, from the coding sequence ATGAAAAGTTCGGCTTTTTCGATGATCGAGATGATCTTCGTTATCGTCATATTGGGCATACTCGCCATAGTCGCGCTACCAAGGCTTACCGGCATTCAGGACGACGCGCAGATCGCGGTGGAAAAAAGCGCGATCGGTTCCGTCCGATCCGCATTGCAAACCGTTCGCGCTAAGGCGATCGCCAAAGCGGGCGGAGAGTTTAATATAAGCGTTATCGACAAGGGCGGTCTGTTTTACAGCGTAGCCTATCCGGCGAATACGCTTATCGCGGCAGATCAAGAGGACGAAACGGGCGTCAGCGTTACAAACTATCCAAACGCTCTAAGTCTGAGCGCTTGGAGCGGCGGTAGCGCGTCGCGAGGTGACGCGACCGAAGTTACGCCTAAATTTGAAAGCTACGAAGACGACGACAAAGGCTCTACGGCGCTAGCCATCGCTCTGGAGCCAAACGGACGCGAGGATTTTTCCACCTTTAGCGCGCCGCCGCACCCAGGTTATACGCCCGCCGCGGTTAGCGGCGGAACGATCAGCTACATTACGGGGCGCGCCTCAAAATATGTCGCGGACCAAAACGCCGACCCTTGCGTAGGCAAGTTCTGGGTTTATAACTCCGTATCCGGTCATATCTTGATAGCGGGAAAATGTCTTTCGGGCTCTTAA
- a CDS encoding tyrosine-type recombinase/integrase encodes MAPTTVDKIKNTIKKIYDYAISSQWATTNPAIRVKLPQYDDRVEVDLTMEESKRLYQTIIHYPHPIFRGVFIFLLHGRRRNEVLSLAWEMIDLDKNIYQIPSAINKARKNMTYRLTPLLLEALRLSPTQTGLTFPSPATGKKIVNTRHIWKDILKKADIQKPMRLHDLRYLSLSAHCWRSRALVGKRTVIE; translated from the coding sequence TTGGCTCCGACAACAGTCGATAAAATCAAAAACACCATTAAAAAAATCTATGACTACGCAATTTCAAGTCAATGGGCGACCACAAATCCAGCCATTAGAGTCAAATTGCCTCAATATGACGATCGAGTCGAAGTTGATTTGACCATGGAAGAATCCAAAAGACTTTACCAAACAATAATTCACTACCCCCACCCAATTTTTCGCGGCGTTTTTATCTTTTTGCTTCACGGACGAAGACGTAATGAGGTTTTGAGTCTTGCTTGGGAAATGATTGATTTAGATAAAAACATCTATCAAATACCATCGGCGATAAACAAAGCGCGTAAAAATATGACCTATCGCTTAACTCCGCTTTTGCTTGAAGCCCTTAGATTAAGTCCTACGCAAACAGGTTTAACGTTTCCAAGTCCAGCTACAGGCAAAAAGATTGTCAATACAAGGCACATTTGGAAAGACATTCTCAAAAAAGCTGACATTCAAAAACCTATGCGCCTTCACGACTTGCGCTATCTGAGCTTGTCTGCTCACTGCTGGCGCAGTCGAGCTTTAGTTGGGAAACGAACGGTTATCGAATAA
- a CDS encoding type II toxin-antitoxin system RelE/ParE family toxin — protein MGWLIKLGDGAKSDLAKIDKAIALRITKFLRERLATLDNLRSVGKPLKGSQLGDCWALSRRRLSRYRKH, from the coding sequence TTGGGTTGGCTAATTAAATTAGGCGACGGCGCGAAATCAGACCTTGCTAAAATAGACAAAGCGATCGCGCTTCGCATTACAAAGTTTCTGCGCGAACGTCTTGCTACGCTTGATAATCTGCGTAGCGTCGGCAAACCGCTTAAGGGTTCACAATTGGGCGATTGCTGGGCGTTATCGCGTAGGCGACTATCGCGTTATCGCAAGCATTGA
- a CDS encoding DUF6290 family protein: protein MLAIRLPREIEDRLAALVQSTGRTKTFYARQAIIEYLDDLEDLYIAEQRLIDIRAGRSKTYSIEEVEQELGLAN from the coding sequence ATGTTAGCTATTAGGTTGCCGCGCGAAATCGAAGATAGACTTGCGGCGCTAGTCCAGTCTACGGGTCGAACCAAAACTTTTTATGCTCGTCAAGCTATTATTGAGTATTTGGACGATCTTGAAGATTTATATATTGCCGAGCAAAGGCTAATCGACATTCGCGCGGGACGTAGCAAGACCTACTCCATCGAAGAAGTAGAGCAAGAGCTTGGGTTGGCTAATTAA